Genomic DNA from Aphanothece sacrum FPU1:
TGCGGTAATTATCTTTACTATTTTTCTTGGTTTGATCTATATACCAATGCAATTAACAGGAACTACTAATACAGGAAAAATGAGCAATCAAGAATTTGTCTATCTCTATGGTTATCTTCGTGTTCCTCATCATATAATTCCTTCTGTATTTCCTATTCAAAATTGGCGCACTTTTATTAATTTTATGCTAGGGGGAATTTTGTTGACATTAATTTCAGATAAATTAGAGTTAATCGATAAGAAAAGCATAATTATTGTTATTTCAACTGCATTTTTTTGTCTTTTTTTAGGATATATTTTTGTTGAAGTATATCCCTTAGCTTTGGTAGCTAAAATGCAATTAGCCAGAACTACTCCCTTCGCTATGCTAATGGTGTTAATTGTTATTAGTGTATTAGCCCAAGAATACTATCAACAAAGGAACATTGGGTTAATTTTATTCTTAATTATCACAGCAACAACTCACAATGGATCATTCTTATTATTTCTCTTAGCCTTTGTTTTCATTATTTTAAAACTAACTAATAATACTCAAATTATTCAGTCTAGATTAACTGCTTGGATAACTGGAGTAGGTGCAATTCTCTTTTTGGTTTTATACCCTCTACCTAGTTCTTTAACTGAGATCATTAATCGTTTATTTTTCAAGTTTCTTTTACTGTTTATTTTTCTAATTCCCTTTTTTCTAGAACAATGGCTAGGTTATGGTCAAAAAATCCAGGTCTTAGTTTACGGATTATCTTTAGGAACTATTGTGTTTTTTGTGTTAGGATTAGCTCAAGCTTTACCAACAAATTTAGCAAATCTTTTTCTCAAAAACCTGGCAATTACAGAACAACCTCCGTCCAATAATAGCTTGGAAATAATTACCTTGAAATTTCGGGATTTAAGCCCTCAAGATGCCTTAATTGTAGTTCCTCCATCCGAAGCGGAATTTCGCCTATATTCTCAACGTTCTGTCGTTGTTGACTTTAGAAATTTTCCTTTTAGTGATCAAGGTTTACAAGAATGGGCTATTCGTATTAAGGCAATTTTAGGAACGAATAATCCTCCCTTATCTTGGCGTAATGTCGATTCCTTTTATCAAAATCGTAGTGCTTCCGATTTAGAAAAAGCGGCTAGAAGCTATGGTGCTAATTATATCCTAACTCAAAAAAAATGGCATCCAAATATCAAGGGAAAGATCTTTATCCAAGACAATAAATGGATAATTTACCAACTCAATTAAGGAAAACAAAACTGGGAAATCTTTACTCTTAAGTAACAATTTTTGTTATCATCAATTTTTAACGCTAACCCATGACTATAATGATTAAAAATCAGACGCTAATTACAATTTTGTGTTCCCTAATTTTGACTTCATTTTCTGGGGTATATACAAGTCAAATAAATCCAGCGATCGCGGCAGAAACTGAAGTAAATAACCCCTTAGACAATACAGAATGGGAATTAGTAAGTTGGGATGAATCTCAACCCTTGGGCGAAAAACGTCCTACCATATCTTTTACCAATTATCAAAAGTTATGTTAAAACTAATCAAGTATCTGAAAATACATTATGTTATTGTTACAATTTAGTACCTCTCATTATTGTCGAAAAGCTAGATTAGCATTAGGATACAAAAAGATTACCTATCAAGTCGAAAACTTGACCCCAGGATTACATATTCTGAAACTAAAACCGCTTACTGGGTTAACAACCATCCCCGTTTTATTACCCCAAAAAGCAGGAGAACCCGAAGCAGTCGCAGACTCAACCCGTATTTTTAAGTATCTCGAAACCTATCAAAGTGACCCTCCTTTATTATTACCTGATACCACTCAACAAACCCAAGCTTGGTTATTAGAAGATTGGTTAGATGAAAGTATTGGCACAGCGACCCGTTTTGTGTATTATAATTATCGAGCAGGGGAAGGAAAATCTATTGATTCATCATTATCAAGTCAACTGGTAATTAATGTTGTCCGTCGTCAATATGGTATTACTTCTGCGTCTGTAGAATTAGCTGCCCAACGATTAGAAACAGCTATGAATGTGTTATCTTGTTGGAAGACTCAACCCTATTTAGTTGGCGATCGCCTGAGTGTAGCTGATATCACAGCAGCAGCTTTACTTAGCCCTCTAGCTTTAATTCCTTTTTATCGTCAAACTTATCCCTGGTTGTTCGAGCGAATTGTTACAATTCATAACATATGTGGAGAAACTTTACCTCCGGGGTTGGAGCGATAATGAGATTAGCAGTCAACAGAAAGCAACTTTATGGGGTCATAGGCATGAGTTTAGTCTCATCCCTGTTAAGATTAGAGATAGCAGTGGCTTTACCCCCTCCAGACGAAATTCCTGAAGAAGTGTTACGGACAGAAATTATTACTGAGGGGCGATCGCCATTAAATGGAACACCCGTAACTGCGGCCGAATATGCCCAAATTGAGCAAAAATTAGCAGAAAGTGCCTATCCACCTCAATTAAGCTCTAATTTACAACATCTTATCTTCTTATTACAGGTAAGAAAGATGTTAAAAACATTTTTTCCCTTATAAGGGTATTTTTGTTAGGTATTATTATCCATTTCTATGATCAATATCACATCATAATTCAAAGAAACGGAGTTATAACTAATGTATAAGTTCCATTAATTGAGTGATTTTGAGGAAATAACATGAAAATAGTTATTAAACTTAGTTATATATTTAATTCTACTTTAGTTTTGGGGTTAATATTTATTTTGTTGGGAGATAAATTTCTTCCTCAACCTTTAAGTACCGCTAGTGCAAATACTCGGAATAGTATTCAGACAACTGTTATTAAGTTTATGAAAAATGAACGACAAGAGTATAAGAGTTTAAAAGGTGGAGAAGCAAAAACTCCAGTTAAATTTCGTAAAATGGGTACATATTTTGATGATCGTGTACAAGAAGCTGAAAAACAAATTAATGTCAATAATAGTAATTAAATGATGTTTCCTAGAACGAGTTAAAGTCCTTTATTTGTAATAATAAAGCATAACTTGTCCGAGGAAACACTTTTACTAGCTTCTTGAGATCGAAAAGTAGTTGAACCCAAAGGATAAAAGCGAATCTCTGCTTCAAATAAATAAGCTTCTAATAACATTCCGAGTAATTTTTTATAAGATTCATGACGGCGACTCGGTGACATTATTTGTAACATTCCTTCTAGATATGTAACTCTAAATTGAGATTTATCTCCCATAATATTTAACCATTGTTCATAAATTGACCAACTCACTCCACTAATAATTAATAATTCTTCTGATTCATTGTTTTGTAATTCAGATAAATTAAGAAGCGTTTCTAATTGATTCAGATTTTGTGTTAATAGTAAACTCATTATCTTAACTTTCCTCTATTCTCTCAATATATTCTATAATATAACTAGGTAACATAGCCATAAACTATCTATTATCTATTGTTAATTATCAAATGGACGTTCCTCGATTACATCCTGATACTCTAGAAGAAGTCAAACAAAGAGTTGATATTTATGATGTCATCTCAGATTATGTAGTGCTTAAAAAACAAGGTAAAGATTATGTAGGTTTATGTCCGTTTCATGATGAAAAAACCCCTAGTTTTAGTGTTAGTCCTACTAAACAGTTTTATCACTGTTTTGGTTGTGGGGAAGGGGGAACTGCCATTAAATTTCTCATGGAACTGGGAAAACAATCTTTTACTGAGGTTATTTTTGAGTTAGCAAAACGATATCAAATTCCTATTAAAACTCTCGAACCAGAAGAACGTCAAGAATTACAACGTCAACTGTCTTTAAAAGAACAACTCTATGAAATTATCTCTTTAACTTCTAGCTTTTATCAGCACGCACTTTATCAACCTCAAGGAGAAATAGCCCTTAATTATTTAAAAGATAAACGTCAATTAAAAGATGAAACTATCCAAAAATTTGAATTAGGATATGCCCCGTCTGGATGGGAGACATTATATCATTATTTAGTTGAACAAAAACGTTATCCTCTGACTTTAGTTGAAGAAGCAGGGTTAATTAAACCCCGTAAAAATGGCAGTGGATATTATGATCAATTTCGAGATCGTTTAATGATTCCTATTCGGGATATTCAAGGGCGAATTATTGCTTTTGGTAGTCGCACATTAGAGAATGAAGAACCTAAATATCTTAATTCACCAGAAACACCGTTATTTAATAAAGGTAGTATTTTATTTGGTCTAGATATAGCAAAAAATACAATTCGTTCTTTAGATAAAGTTGTTGTTGTAGAAGGGTATTTTGATGTTATTAAGCTTCATGAAGTAGGAATTACGAATACGGTAGCTTCTTTAGGAACTGCCTTTAGTCAAACCCAATTAAAACAACTATTAAGATATACTGAGTCTAAACAAGTTATTTTTAATTTTGATGCTGATAAGGCAGGAATTAAAGCAACACAACGAGCAATTAAAGAGATTGAATCTTTAATTTATTCGGGACAAGTTCAATTAAAAATACTGAATCTTCCTGATGGAAAAGATGCAGATGAATTTATTACATCTCATTCTGATTCCCTGACAAATTATCAAAAATTGATTGATAATGCGCCTTTATGGCTTGATTGGCAAATTCAACAATTATTAGTGGGTAAAGATCTAAAAAAAGCTAATGAATTTCAGGAAGTGACTAAACAAATGATAGAATTATTAAATCATTTATCTGATAGTAATCAAAGAACTTATTATATTAATTATTGTGCAGAAATTCTGAGTCAAAGTAAGGATAGATCAATGCTTTTTTATGTTGATAATCTATATAGACAATTGAAAAAGCCTCAATTAGTTAATAAAAAATTTTCCGTGAATAAGGTTGAAGATACTTTACTCAAAGAAGCAGAAGAAACTTTGTTAAGAATTTATCTACATTTTCCTGAATATCGCTCAGAAATTTTGAACCATTTAGAAGAAAAAGATCTCGTTTTTAGTTTATCTAATCATCGATTTTTATGGCAGCAAATCTTAGAGATAGAAGAAAAATTAGAAAGACCCGATAATCAAGAATCTAATCAACTGATTTATCAATTACAAGAAAGAATTTTACAATTATCTAACCCGATAAATAATATTAATCATTTATTCCGCTTAAATGAAACTAAAGAGTCTGAGGATAGGGAACGTTTTTCATTAGTCATTAATGCGGCTATTATTTCTATGGAAAAGACAAGTTTAGAAAAATATTGTAGATATTGTTATGAGAAATATATGAATCTTAACATAAAGATAAATGTCCCCTTTGACTCACAAGAAGATTTCTCCACTTTTCAATATTATTTCACTGAACACAGACTCAGCAAACAAAAAATAATGAAACTTGAACGGTTATTAACTATCTCTCAACTCGATATTTATGGTGGATAGAGGTGGTGATGAGGTGATGAAGTTGTTATAAATTATGAATTATAAATTATGAATTATGAATTATGAATTATGAATTATGAATTATGAATTATGAATTATAAAGGTTCTACCGGACAAGTTATGCTAAATTATTACAAATGATATAGCTTAACTCTTAAGAGTTAAGCTATACAAACAAAGGTTGCCTACGCAACCTAGAATGGCTGTCCGCGCAGGCGGACTTAGTCTTTATAGGATAAGACTTGAGTCTGTTATTAATTATTAATTTAGCATAGTAAGTCCGATAGAACCATTATAATTCATAATTCATAATTCATAATTCATAATTCATAATTCATAATTTATAATTTATAATTCATAATTCATAATTCATAATTCATAATTCATAATTCACCCAAAAGGGTGATTCTGATGGGGGAAGAATTAATGATGAACTTAGGGCTAAACTGGGCTTAAGTAGAAACACAGAGGAACAAGGCTATGATGACAAAGAGTTTGCTAAATCAAGCCCTTCAATGGATCGTTAATCAGATTGCACAAGAAGTTCCCCCTAATTTGTCAGTCTGTGAATTTGACTGTAATGTCCCTGTTTGTACTCAAGAAACTTGGCTAAATTGTAGCAATTGTAAAAAGTAGGGGCTAACGGCCGTTAGTCCCTACAGAGTGTATTTCGCCATTAAAAATTAACCCCTAAAAAGGGTTATTGTCCTTCGCATCAGATACCAATTGATCTAATTCTTGCTGCATTTTTGTGACAATTAAATTATAACAAGCATTCACATAAGCGTGATCATTAGCAGCTTTCCTCCCATATCTTTCAAACACAATGGGAGGACAAATGCGGGTATAAATAGGAATAGGTAAGGGAATATTGGGCAAAGGGCCAAAAGCCAACCCCCAAGGTAATCCTAAATAAATCGGAAAAACTTGAGGATCAACATTATGTATCCAAGGCATTATTCCCCATTCATTTAATTGTTTAGCTTGTTCATAACAATCACCAATCACAAATAAAGTTTCGTGAGATCCTACTGAAATCGCGGGAATGATAGGAACTTCTTGCCGTAAAGCTAACTTAATAAAGCCTTTACGTCCAGCTAACTCAATTTTATGACGATCATGATAGGGACGAAAGACATCTTGGGCCCCTCCAGGATAGACTAAAACACTGGCCTCCCGTTCTAACGCCGCGATCGCCATTTTAGGATGGGCGCGAACAGCCCCTGTTTGCTCCGCCAAACGAGCTAAACTAGGATTAACAGCCCAAGCATTGGGGTGCATCAAACCATAAGTCAGGCGTTGAGTCCCAAACCGACGAAACCAATCATACATCATCATTGCCGTATCAGGAGAGGCTAAGCCCCCATTATGAGACCCCACCAGCAACATTGGCCCTTGGGAGGGGATGTGATGCCAACCGTCCGTTTTAACGCGAAAATAGTGACGATATAGCCATTCCCAATAAGGCATCAACGACGCGATCACCTGGGGGTCACGTTCATCTAATGACCAACCTTTTTCTGGGGTAGAGGAGTTGTTTAGCTTCATTTAACTTCTAACAGGAAATTCTCTTGATATAATCAGCTTTTGGACTAGCTTAACAGGTAATAAGGATGACAGACTGGCAAGAGATAGAAGGCGGCATTACAGCCCCTAAAGGATTTTTAGCAACCGGAATGGCCGCCGGACTCAAACCGTCAGGGGCCCCTGATCTAGCCTTAATCGTCTCAGATACCGAAGCGATCGCGGCTGGAGTTTTTACTACTTCTCAAGTACGGGCCGCCTGCGTTGATTATTGTCGTCAACGTCTTCAAGATAAAGCCAGTAGCCGCGCTATTCTCTGTAATGCGGGCCAGGCCAATGCAGCAACAGGGGAACTAGGATTACAAGATGCCATAGAAAGTGCCAAACTGTTAGCCGAAGCTTTAAATATTGACTCTGATGCTATTTTACTCGCTTCTACGGGGGTCATCGGTCAACGTATTCGCATGGATGCCTTACGTAAGGCCATTCCTCAGTTAGTGAATACCCTTTCTGAAACGGGGGGACAAGCAGCCGCAAAAGCTATTACTACAACAGATTTAGTCACCAAATCTATCGCCTTAGAAACCGTGATCGAAGACCGTCCGGTTCGTGTTGGAGGTATTGCTAAGGGTTCGGGGATGATTCATCCGAATATGGCGACTATGCTGGCTTTTGTGACTTGTGACGCGGCGGTTTCTACTGCTTTATGGCAAGAAATGTTAACCCGGGCCGCTAATCAAAGTTTTAATCAAATTACGGTAGATGGGGATACTAGTACCAATGACAGTTTGATCGCTTTAGCTAATGGGCAATCTCGGACTTCTGCTATTACGGATATGAATAGTAAAGAGGCCCAAAAGTTACAGGGAATGTTGACGGCGGTTTGTCAACATTTGGCTAAAGCGATCGCCAGAGATGGAGAAGGGGCCACCTGTTTAGTGGAAGTGCAAGTTTCTGGGGCCTCCGATGATGAAGGGGCCAGACGCATAGCGAAAACTATTGCAGGTTCATCTTTAGTCAAGTCAGCGATTTTTGGACGTGATCCTAATTGGGGTAGAATTGCAGCAGCAGCAGGAAGGGCTGGAGTTAGTTTCCATCAAGAAGATTTACAGATT
This window encodes:
- a CDS encoding DUF6798 domain-containing protein; the encoded protein is MENNNKQNFAKPTWQFNLALYSFIIISALMIYGYNYLSSQMILEIPPIMAKVNPNLYIKDFTVQENLLFTPRYYYQNLIAFLVNLGLNFSWSHFVYYIMSFSSFILGLYALGKHFGNSQLSAGILAFLGLMAIEGTVGYVSLFRTEPIPAILAMGFAIWGVYFSFCQRWILGYFFFGLAALIHILIGLLGGVMLAPLLLLNTLKNRRFRIFISAVIIFTIFLGLIYIPMQLTGTTNTGKMSNQEFVYLYGYLRVPHHIIPSVFPIQNWRTFINFMLGGILLTLISDKLELIDKKSIIIVISTAFFCLFLGYIFVEVYPLALVAKMQLARTTPFAMLMVLIVISVLAQEYYQQRNIGLILFLIITATTHNGSFLLFLLAFVFIILKLTNNTQIIQSRLTAWITGVGAILFLVLYPLPSSLTEIINRLFFKFLLLFIFLIPFFLEQWLGYGQKIQVLVYGLSLGTIVFFVLGLAQALPTNLANLFLKNLAITEQPPSNNSLEIITLKFRDLSPQDALIVVPPSEAEFRLYSQRSVVVDFRNFPFSDQGLQEWAIRIKAILGTNNPPLSWRNVDSFYQNRSASDLEKAARSYGANYILTQKKWHPNIKGKIFIQDNKWIIYQLN
- a CDS encoding lysophospholipid acyltransferase family protein, whose amino-acid sequence is MKLNNSSTPEKGWSLDERDPQVIASLMPYWEWLYRHYFRVKTDGWHHIPSQGPMLLVGSHNGGLASPDTAMMMYDWFRRFGTQRLTYGLMHPNAWAVNPSLARLAEQTGAVRAHPKMAIAALEREASVLVYPGGAQDVFRPYHDRHKIELAGRKGFIKLALRQEVPIIPAISVGSHETLFVIGDCYEQAKQLNEWGIMPWIHNVDPQVFPIYLGLPWGLAFGPLPNIPLPIPIYTRICPPIVFERYGRKAANDHAYVNACYNLIVTKMQQELDQLVSDAKDNNPF
- the dnaG gene encoding DNA primase; translation: MDVPRLHPDTLEEVKQRVDIYDVISDYVVLKKQGKDYVGLCPFHDEKTPSFSVSPTKQFYHCFGCGEGGTAIKFLMELGKQSFTEVIFELAKRYQIPIKTLEPEERQELQRQLSLKEQLYEIISLTSSFYQHALYQPQGEIALNYLKDKRQLKDETIQKFELGYAPSGWETLYHYLVEQKRYPLTLVEEAGLIKPRKNGSGYYDQFRDRLMIPIRDIQGRIIAFGSRTLENEEPKYLNSPETPLFNKGSILFGLDIAKNTIRSLDKVVVVEGYFDVIKLHEVGITNTVASLGTAFSQTQLKQLLRYTESKQVIFNFDADKAGIKATQRAIKEIESLIYSGQVQLKILNLPDGKDADEFITSHSDSLTNYQKLIDNAPLWLDWQIQQLLVGKDLKKANEFQEVTKQMIELLNHLSDSNQRTYYINYCAEILSQSKDRSMLFYVDNLYRQLKKPQLVNKKFSVNKVEDTLLKEAEETLLRIYLHFPEYRSEILNHLEEKDLVFSLSNHRFLWQQILEIEEKLERPDNQESNQLIYQLQERILQLSNPINNINHLFRLNETKESEDRERFSLVINAAIISMEKTSLEKYCRYCYEKYMNLNIKINVPFDSQEDFSTFQYYFTEHRLSKQKIMKLERLLTISQLDIYGG
- a CDS encoding glutathione S-transferase family protein encodes the protein MLLLQFSTSHYCRKARLALGYKKITYQVENLTPGLHILKLKPLTGLTTIPVLLPQKAGEPEAVADSTRIFKYLETYQSDPPLLLPDTTQQTQAWLLEDWLDESIGTATRFVYYNYRAGEGKSIDSSLSSQLVINVVRRQYGITSASVELAAQRLETAMNVLSCWKTQPYLVGDRLSVADITAAALLSPLALIPFYRQTYPWLFERIVTIHNICGETLPPGLER
- the argJ gene encoding bifunctional ornithine acetyltransferase/N-acetylglutamate synthase yields the protein MTDWQEIEGGITAPKGFLATGMAAGLKPSGAPDLALIVSDTEAIAAGVFTTSQVRAACVDYCRQRLQDKASSRAILCNAGQANAATGELGLQDAIESAKLLAEALNIDSDAILLASTGVIGQRIRMDALRKAIPQLVNTLSETGGQAAAKAITTTDLVTKSIALETVIEDRPVRVGGIAKGSGMIHPNMATMLAFVTCDAAVSTALWQEMLTRAANQSFNQITVDGDTSTNDSLIALANGQSRTSAITDMNSKEAQKLQGMLTAVCQHLAKAIARDGEGATCLVEVQVSGASDDEGARRIAKTIAGSSLVKSAIFGRDPNWGRIAAAAGRAGVSFHQEDLQIKLGDFLMMENGQPLAFDRQAASNYLKQAAAGTYLKEDTVLISVCLGNGSGTGIAWGCDLSYDYVKINAEYTT